A single Actinomadura algeriensis DNA region contains:
- a CDS encoding S41 family peptidase → MFPSGRLLRGAVIASAVLGAYGLGAVSGAGPDRHAAVADGSVLDEAAAKIGGSSAHPLDRAELDRHAIEGMLRGLGDEWARYHPARRYDDVEGRLNGHYSGVGLWLGAEDGDERVRVASVQPGTAAARAGVRTGDVVTAVDGASTAGWDLARVAGALRGPQGDAVRLTVTRDSRDRTFRLVRTSVGAGDVTVTDRPGGVRTIRVGAFTRGTGDRVRAATDPAPSGGYVLDLRGNPGGLLEESVEAASAFLADGPVVTYERRGEPSRRYTVERPGDAKSPLVVLVDAGTASAAEIVAESLRDRDRAILVGSRTYGKGSVQEPIELSDGSAIELTVGRYRTPSGRNLDGVGVEPDVAVSADRPPEAAEQRARTVLRGLNATLPDKDRG, encoded by the coding sequence ATGTTCCCGTCCGGTCGCCTGCTCCGCGGTGCCGTCATCGCGTCCGCCGTCCTCGGCGCGTACGGTCTCGGCGCGGTCAGCGGAGCGGGGCCGGACCGGCACGCCGCCGTCGCGGACGGGTCCGTCCTGGACGAGGCCGCGGCGAAGATCGGCGGCAGTTCGGCGCACCCCCTGGACCGCGCCGAACTCGACCGGCACGCGATCGAGGGCATGCTCCGCGGGCTCGGCGACGAATGGGCCCGCTACCACCCCGCCCGCCGGTACGACGACGTCGAGGGCCGGCTCAACGGCCACTACAGCGGGGTCGGGCTGTGGCTCGGCGCCGAGGACGGCGACGAGCGGGTCCGCGTCGCGAGCGTCCAGCCCGGCACCGCCGCCGCCCGCGCCGGGGTCCGCACGGGCGACGTCGTCACCGCGGTGGACGGCGCGTCCACCGCGGGCTGGGACCTCGCCCGCGTCGCCGGGGCGCTGCGCGGCCCGCAGGGCGACGCCGTCCGGCTCACCGTGACGCGCGACTCCCGCGACCGCACGTTCCGTCTCGTCCGGACGTCCGTCGGCGCGGGCGACGTGACCGTCACCGACCGGCCCGGCGGCGTCCGGACGATCCGCGTCGGGGCGTTCACCCGCGGCACCGGCGACCGCGTCCGCGCGGCCACCGACCCCGCACCGTCCGGCGGGTACGTCCTCGACCTGCGCGGGAACCCGGGCGGGCTGCTGGAGGAGTCGGTCGAGGCCGCGTCCGCGTTCCTCGCCGACGGGCCCGTCGTCACCTACGAGCGGCGCGGCGAGCCGTCCCGCCGCTACACCGTCGAGCGGCCCGGGGACGCGAAGTCGCCGCTGGTCGTGCTGGTCGACGCGGGCACCGCGAGCGCCGCGGAGATCGTCGCCGAGTCCCTGCGCGACCGCGACCGCGCGATCCTCGTAGGATCACGTACATACGGCAAGGGGTCGGTGCAGGAGCCGATCGAGCTCTCCGACGGTTCGGCGATCGAGCTGACCGTCGGTCGCTACCGCACCCCGAGCGGCCGTAATCTCGACGGTGTCGGGGTCGAACCCGACGTGGCGGTCTCCGCCGACCGCCCACCCGAAGCGGCCGAGCAGCGCGCCCGGACGGTGCTGCGCGGCCTGAACGCGACGCTGCCGGACAAGGACCGAGGCTGA
- the ftsX gene encoding permease-like cell division protein FtsX, with the protein MRVQFVLQEIWIGLRRNLTMTISLIITVAIAMALFGTGLLIRAEVSSSKSYWQDKIEVSIFLCAKTSSNSACQGKDVTEDQRKQLEQQLKGMSEVSEVTYESRQEAYQRFKERYAGSPGFVESTREGDIPDSFRVKLKNAEEYKAVAEAVKSRPGVDTVINEQEILDRFFGILNALQWGALVIALIQVVASVLLVGNTVRLSAFNRRRETGIMRLVGASNTYIQLPFILEGAIAGLIGGLFASIMLVASKFLLIDKLAEDIQLIAKLGWGQVISVIVVSICFGVLLCAIASFMTLRRYLKI; encoded by the coding sequence ATGCGCGTACAGTTCGTTCTCCAGGAGATCTGGATCGGTCTCCGCCGGAACCTGACGATGACGATCTCCCTCATCATCACGGTCGCCATCGCCATGGCGCTCTTCGGCACCGGTCTGCTGATCCGCGCCGAGGTCTCATCCTCCAAGAGCTACTGGCAGGACAAGATCGAGGTCTCGATCTTCCTGTGCGCCAAGACCAGCTCGAACTCGGCATGCCAGGGCAAGGACGTCACCGAGGACCAGCGCAAGCAGCTCGAGCAGCAGCTCAAGGGCATGTCCGAGGTCTCGGAGGTCACCTATGAGAGCCGGCAGGAGGCGTACCAGCGGTTCAAGGAGCGCTACGCGGGCTCGCCCGGCTTCGTGGAGAGCACCCGCGAGGGCGACATTCCCGACTCCTTCCGGGTCAAGCTGAAGAACGCCGAGGAGTACAAGGCCGTCGCCGAGGCCGTCAAGAGCCGACCCGGCGTCGACACGGTGATCAACGAGCAGGAGATCCTCGACCGGTTCTTCGGCATCCTCAACGCCCTGCAGTGGGGCGCCCTGGTGATCGCGTTGATCCAGGTCGTCGCCTCGGTGCTGCTGGTCGGCAACACCGTCCGGCTGTCGGCGTTCAACCGGCGCCGGGAGACCGGCATCATGCGGCTCGTCGGCGCGTCCAACACCTATATCCAGCTGCCCTTCATCCTGGAGGGCGCGATCGCCGGCCTGATCGGCGGACTGTTCGCCTCGATCATGCTGGTGGCGAGCAAGTTCCTGCTCATCGACAAGCTCGCCGAGGACATCCAGCTCATAGCCAAGCTCGGCTGGGGGCAGGTGATCTCGGTCATCGTGGTGTCGATCTGCTTCGGCGTCCTGCTCTGTGCGATCGCCTCCTTCATGACCCTCCGGCGATACCTGAAGATCTGA
- the prfB gene encoding peptide chain release factor 2, whose translation MEPEERLKELGATLSGIEQVLDLDGMRRDIAELREQSADPDLWNDQERAQSVTRRLSYLESELGRVEGLRQRLEDAATLYEMAAEMDDADTRAEADGELEELHKAVQQLEVRTLMSGEYDAREALVSINAQAGGVDAADWAEQLQRMYLRWAERHGYPTEVYETSYAEEAGIKSTTFAVKSPYAYGTLRGEHGTHRLVRISPFDNQGRRQTSFAGLDVVPVVEQSDHVEIDENELRVDVYRSSGPGGQGVNTTDSAVRITHLPSGIVVSCQNERSQLQNRATAMNVLQAKLLERKRQEEAEKMSALRGEGTSSWGTQIRNYVLHPYQIVKDLRTGVEAGNPTSVLDGDIDEFIEAEIRWMRQQEAGA comes from the coding sequence ATGGAACCGGAAGAGCGACTCAAGGAGCTCGGCGCGACGCTGTCCGGCATCGAGCAGGTGCTGGACCTCGACGGCATGCGGCGTGACATCGCCGAGCTGCGCGAGCAGTCCGCCGACCCCGACCTGTGGAACGACCAGGAGCGCGCCCAGTCGGTGACCCGCCGCCTGTCGTACCTGGAGAGCGAGCTGGGCAGGGTGGAGGGCCTGCGGCAACGTCTCGAAGACGCCGCGACCCTGTACGAGATGGCCGCCGAGATGGACGACGCCGACACGCGCGCGGAGGCCGACGGCGAGCTGGAGGAGCTGCACAAGGCCGTCCAGCAGCTCGAGGTCCGGACGCTGATGTCGGGCGAGTACGACGCCCGCGAGGCGCTCGTCTCCATCAACGCGCAGGCCGGCGGGGTCGACGCGGCCGACTGGGCCGAGCAGCTCCAGCGCATGTACCTGCGGTGGGCCGAGCGGCACGGCTACCCGACCGAGGTCTACGAGACGTCCTACGCCGAAGAGGCGGGGATCAAGTCGACGACGTTCGCGGTCAAGTCGCCCTACGCGTACGGGACGCTGCGCGGCGAGCACGGCACGCACCGGCTCGTCCGCATCTCCCCGTTCGACAACCAGGGCCGCCGGCAGACGTCGTTCGCCGGGCTGGACGTCGTCCCGGTCGTCGAGCAGAGCGACCACGTCGAGATCGACGAGAACGAGCTGCGGGTGGACGTGTACCGGTCGTCCGGTCCGGGCGGGCAGGGCGTCAACACGACCGACTCGGCGGTGCGGATCACGCACCTCCCGTCCGGCATCGTGGTGTCCTGCCAGAACGAGCGGAGCCAGCTGCAGAACCGCGCGACGGCGATGAACGTGCTGCAGGCGAAGCTGCTGGAGCGCAAGCGCCAGGAGGAGGCGGAGAAGATGTCCGCCCTGCGCGGCGAGGGCACGAGCAGCTGGGGCACGCAGATCCGCAACTACGTCCTGCACCCGTACCAGATCGTCAAGGACCTGCGCACGGGCGTCGAGGCCGGCAATCCCACGTCCGTCCTGGACGGCGACATCGACGAGTTCATCGAGGCGGAGATCCGCTGGATGCGGCAGCAGGAAGCCGGCGCCTGA
- the ftsE gene encoding cell division ATP-binding protein FtsE: MINFDNVTKVYRSQNRPALQHVNVAIDKGEFLFLVGPSGSGKSTFLRLILKEERPSQGHVHVAGKDLTRLSNWKVPHLRRRIGCVFQDFRLLPNKNVFENVAFALEVIGKPRRFIGKVVPEVIDLVGLEGKGHRMPHELSGGEQQRVAIARAFVNRPMILLADEPTGNIDPATSIGIMKVLDRINRTGTTVVMATHDAAIVDAFRKRVVELEDGRVVRDQSRGVYGQAY, translated from the coding sequence GTGATCAATTTCGACAACGTCACCAAGGTCTATCGGAGCCAGAACCGGCCCGCCCTCCAGCACGTGAACGTCGCCATCGACAAGGGCGAGTTCCTGTTCCTGGTCGGCCCCTCCGGCTCCGGGAAGTCGACCTTTCTGCGACTCATCCTCAAGGAGGAGCGTCCTTCCCAGGGTCACGTGCACGTGGCGGGCAAGGACCTCACCAGACTGAGCAACTGGAAGGTGCCGCACCTGCGCCGCCGGATCGGCTGCGTCTTCCAGGACTTCCGGTTGCTCCCGAACAAGAACGTCTTCGAGAACGTCGCGTTCGCCCTCGAGGTGATCGGCAAGCCGCGGCGCTTCATCGGCAAGGTCGTGCCCGAGGTCATCGACCTGGTCGGACTCGAGGGCAAGGGCCACCGGATGCCGCACGAACTGTCCGGCGGCGAGCAGCAGCGCGTGGCCATCGCGCGCGCGTTCGTCAACCGGCCGATGATCCTGCTGGCGGACGAGCCGACGGGCAACATCGACCCGGCCACCTCCATCGGCATCATGAAGGTGCTGGACCGCATCAACCGGACCGGCACCACCGTCGTCATGGCCACCCACGACGCCGCGATCGTCGACGCCTTCCGCAAGCGCGTCGTCGAACTCGAGGACGGACGGGTCGTCCGCGACCAGTCGCGCGGCGTCTACGGCCAGGCCTACTGA